A part of Aegilops tauschii subsp. strangulata cultivar AL8/78 chromosome 2, Aet v6.0, whole genome shotgun sequence genomic DNA contains:
- the LOC109752208 gene encoding protein RGF1 INDUCIBLE TRANSCRIPTION FACTOR 1-like: MSSSSGMKLGGAPSWLGPLLSARFFQRCATHPRLAKNDCNHCCLSCAGEENAVCCPMCLSGHRDHHVLQIRRSSYKNSVVIRVAELEEVADMSLVQPYMVNHERVMYLHPRLQAPQHAIMCFSPAGACLMCGRKLVDEIFRFCSLGCTLEGMVSDPNFTFILDPECKWEYSDSDSTEEEDDGGHLPGPSNSQPIGGTSYGRQPRKGVCGPPQRAPFY; encoded by the exons ATGTCGTCATCGTCGGGCATGAAGTTGGGCGGCGCTCCATCGTGGCTGGGGCCGCTGCTCAGCGCGAGGTTCTTCCAGCGCTGTGCCACGCACCCCAGACTAGCCAAGAATGATTGCAACCACTGCTGCCTTAGCTGCGCCGGCGAGGAGAACGCCGTCTGCTGCCCCATGTGCCTCTCCGGCCACCGCGACCACCATGTCCTCCAG ATACGGCGGTCGTCATACAAGAACAGCGTGGTGATCCGGGTGGCGGAGCTGGAGGAGGTTGCGGACATGTCCCTGGTGCAGCCATACATGGTCAACCACGAGAGAGTGATGTACCTCCACCCGAGGCTGCAGGCGCCGCAGCACGCCATCATGTGCTTCAGCCCCGCCGGCGCATGCCTGATGTGCGGCCGGAAACTCGTCGACGAAATCTTCCGCTTCTGCTCCCTCGGCTGCACG cttgaaggaaTGGTGTCTGATCCCAACTTCACATTCATTCTTGATCCGGAATGCAAGTGGGAATACTCAGACTCAGACTCAACcgaagaagaagatgacggcGGCCATCTGCCAGGCCCTAGCAACTCTCAGCCAATTGGAGGGACTAGTTACGGCCGCCAGCCAAGGAAGGGCGTCTGTGGCCCACCTCAACGGGCACCCTTCTACTGA